acagttctaggatgtaataagaggagcatagagtctagatcacgtgattattcttctctactcctccttggtgattaatgagtggaacaggctgctacgagaggtggtgagttctccttcaatggaggtcTTTAAACAGAAGCTCaacagacatctgcctgagatggtttagtgactcctgcattgagcggggCGTTGGGTACGATCACCTTGGAGGTCCCTTGaatctctaacattctatgattctgagtacagataatatagtagatgtcacctgcagtcctatgtaacactacagacGACAGAGGGATAACTCTCACCTGTGGAGTTGGAGGCTGCTCTGGATCCCCTTATTGCCCGCGGTATGGTGTTGGTGCTGCCTGTAGTTCCTATGTTGCCAGGTGTGAGGGTTTTCGCGTCATCGGTTATAGCAGTTGGCTCCTTGACACCTCCGGTGTTTGTAGTCAGGGCAGTCGGCAGTGGAATTGTGGCACTATTCAGGTTGGCGGCTGATGTTTGCGCTTTGTCCATATTCAGTGCAGTATCTTGTGCAGGAATGGTGACCCTTGGCACCATACTGGTGATGTGTCGGTGCGGGAGGTCAATAGAGAGGTTCCCTCCAGTCGCTATATTGAACCCTGCTGGTGACATCGCACTTCCC
This is a stretch of genomic DNA from Ranitomeya variabilis isolate aRanVar5 chromosome 6, aRanVar5.hap1, whole genome shotgun sequence. It encodes these proteins:
- the LOC143781649 gene encoding uncharacterized protein LOC143781649 — protein: MPQRRDVTLLPTLLLASMTLYGFLLVWAQSDTIELTTTSGNQGSAMSPAGFNIATGGNLSIDLPHRHITSMVPRVTIPAQDTALNMDKAQTSAANLNSATIPLPTALTTNTGGVKEPTAITDDAKTLTPGNIGTTGSTNTIPRAIRGSRAASNSTGRVSIKVKLQSSAPRDEAIQVFLKKACDFFQSLHLEDVTVTLGPERTPMSCFKN